In Capsicum annuum cultivar UCD-10X-F1 chromosome 7, UCD10Xv1.1, whole genome shotgun sequence, one genomic interval encodes:
- the LOC107878054 gene encoding solanidine UDP-glucose glucosyltransferase 1 has protein sequence MTSIINNFSFYYSSPISTPPVGSKITMAISKENGELLHVLFLPYLSAGHFIPTVNAARLFASCGVKATILTTPHNALLFQSTIDDDVRISGYNISIVTIKFPADEVGLPEGIESFNTATSPEMCHKIFHSLFLLQKPMEEKIREIRPGCIFSDMYYPWTVDLANELKIPRILYNLSAYMCYSIMHNLKLYRPHQQLKLEESQSFVVPGLPDKIEFKVSQLTEDLRNTPDGKKSVFEEILDQVRDSEDRSYGIVHDTYYELEPAYVDYYQKLRKPKCYHFGPISHFASKLRSKELIADHNSNFVVEWLNHQKPKSVLYVSFGSMARFPDNQLREIALALDASRVPFIFVLRPKQETSWLPDGFEERVVNTKIGLLIKGWVPQLTILEHSATGGFMTHCGTNSVLEAITSGVPMATWPLYADQFYNEKVVEVSGLGVKVGIEVWNSGLEITGPVIGSAQIREAIEKLMSYSEDIRIMRDKATAMSKMAKDAISEGGSSWNNLTELIEDIKNFTFSSTMA, from the coding sequence ATGACGTCTATAATAAACAACTTTTCTTTCTACTATAGTTCACCTATAAGTACTCCTCCTGTGGGTAGTAAGATAACAATGGCAATATCCAAGGAAAACGGCGAACTCCTCCATGTGCTTTTCCTTCCCTACTTGTCCGCTGGTCATTTTATTCCCACGGTCAACGCTGCAAGGCTCTTCGCCTCCTGCGGTGTCAAAGCGACCATCCTCACTACCCCACATAATGCCTTACTTTTCCAATCTACCATTGATGACGACGTCCGAATTTCCGGCTATAACATCTCTATCGTAACTATTAAGTTCCCCGCCGATGAAGTTGGCTTGCCTGAAGGAATTGAGAGCTTCAATACTGCCACTTCACCTGAAATGTGCCACAAAATATTtcactctctttttcttttacagAAGCCAATGGAAGAAAAAATTCGTGAAATCCGTCCTGGTTGCATATTTTCCGACATGTACTACCCTTGGACCGTCGATCTTGCTAATGAGCTGAAAATCCCTCGTATCTTGTACAACTTGTCTGCCTACATGTGCTACAGCATTATGCACAACCTTAAACTTTACAGACCTCACCAGCAGCTCAAGCTGGAGGAATCCCAAAGTTTCGTGGTTCCTGGTTTACCTGATAAGATAGAGTTCAAAGTATCCCAACTTACAGAAGATCTGAGAAACACTCCCGATGGCAAAAAGAGTGTTTTTGAGGAAATTCTCGACCAAGTACGAGATTCCGAGGACCGAAGCTATGGCATCGTTCATGACACCTATTACGAGCTAGAACCTGCGTATGTTGACTACTATCAGAAATTAAGGAAACCCAAATGTTATCATTTCGGTCCCATCTCCCACTTTGCATCCAAACTCCGAAGTAAGGAACTAATTGCTGACCATAACAGCAACTTCGTTGTAGAGTGGTTGAATCACCAGAAACCTAAATCAGTTCTGTATGTCTCTTTCGGGAGCATGGCTAGATTTCCAGACAACCAACTCCGTGAAATCGCCCTCGCTCTCGATGCGTCAAGAGTCCCTTTCATTTTTGTATTGAGGCCAAAACAAGAAACCTCGTGGTTGCCAGATGGTTTCGAGGAACGGGTGGTCAATACCAAAATCGGTTTGTTGATTAAAGGATGGGTCCCCCAGCTCACCATCCTGGAACATTCAGCCACCGGTGGATTCATGACTCACTGTGGTACGAATTCGGTTCTTGAAGCCATCACTTCTGGCGTGCCAATGGCAACATGGCCTCTTTATGCCGATCAATTCTACAACGAGAAAGTAGTGGAGGTTTCGGGATTGGGAGTCAAAGTTGGGATAGAAGTATGGAATAGTGGTCTCGAGATCACCGGTCCTGTAATAGGAAGCGCACAGATTAGAGAAGCAATTGAGAAACTAATGAGTTATTCTGAGGATATTAGGATTATGAGGGACAAAGCAACGGCTATGAGCAAAATGGCTAAGGATGCAATAAGTGAAGGTGGATCTTCATGGAACAATCTCACCGAACTAATTGAAGATATCAAAAATTTTACCTTTTCATCTACCATGGcttaa